A region from the Ptychodera flava strain L36383 chromosome 10, AS_Pfla_20210202, whole genome shotgun sequence genome encodes:
- the LOC139142770 gene encoding uronyl 2-sulfotransferase-like isoform X2, producing MASLYRYKRPAICSFVALCIIAVFAIMSSSGRLEKVSVIRPAKSHSSGTVKEEFSLADLFQTRDIDNDLDNSDGEYDEDDAPKAINKHLNPQSRIVYNRVGKCGSRTVLEILRNLVKRNGFDLYSSQINNVTHLSLIGQVELVNIISSLQPPFIYQRHFHFIDFPKFGAIEPVYINIIRDPVDRFISQYYFKRFGDGISNRRFYKGPPENLNMTINECVLSNDPECRSSKLFYIIPFFCGHDERCRTASRWSLEKAISNLEEKFLVVGFIEDLEASLQVLEILLPQMFEGAAEIYKLPAASKTARTSTKHKVAATEEVRNILKSRLPYEYEFYDFAKKKFEVIKGQLKIVSPKR from the exons ATGGCTTCGCTGTATCGTTACAAGCGACCAGCGATTTGTTCTTTCGTGGCCCTGTGCATCATAGCTGTGTTTGCTATTATGTCCAGCAGCGGACGGCTTGAGAAGGTGTCGGTAATCAGACCGGCGAAGAGTCATTCTAGTGGTACAGTAAAAG AAGAGTTTTCTTTGGCTGATTTATTTCAAACTCGTGACATTGACAATGACCTTGACAACAGTGACGGTGAATATGACGAAGATGATGCACCGAAggccatcaacaaacacctc AACCCTCAGAGCCGAATAGTTTATAATCGAGTTGGAAAATGTGGAAGTCGGACAGTGCTTGAAATTTTGCGTAATCTAGTGAAACGAAATGGGTTTGATTTGTATTCATCACAGATCAATAACGTGACACATTTATCACTGATAGGACAG GTAGAACTGGTTAACATTATATCATCTCTACAGCCGCCATTTATTTATCAACGGCATTTCCACTTTATAGACTTTCCAAA ATTTGGTGCGATAGAACCTGTGTACATCAACATCATTCGCGATCCGGTCGATCGGTTTATATCACAATATTACTTCAAGAGATTTGGGGACGGGATTTCAAACAGAAGATTTTACAAGGGaccccctgagaacttaaataTG ACTATCAATGAATGCGTCTTGTCCAACGATCCTGAATGCAGATCAAGTAAACTGTTTTACATCATTCCGTTTTTCTGTGGTCATGATGAACGATGCAG AACGGCATCGAGATGGTCCCTCGAGAAAGCTATTTCaaacttagaagaaaaatttTTAGTAGTAGGATTTATTGAAGATCTTGAAGCCAGTCTGCAGGTCTTAGAAATCTTACTGCCTCaaatgtttgagggcgctgctGAAATATACAAGCTGCCAG CTGCCAGCAAAACTGCTCGTACATCGACCAAACACAAAGTGGCGGCCACGGAAGAGgtgagaaatattttgaagagCAGATTGCCGTACGAGTACGAGTTTTACGATTTTGCCAAGAAAAAATTTGAAGTAATTAAAGGACAGTTGAAGATTGTTTCGCCGAAGAGGTGA
- the LOC139142770 gene encoding uronyl 2-sulfotransferase-like isoform X1: MASLYRYKRPAICSFVALCIIAVFAIMSSSGRLEKVSVIRPAKSHSSGTVKEEFSLADLFQTRDIDNDLDNSDGEYDEDDAPKAINKHLNPQSRIVYNRVGKCGSRTVLEILRNLVKRNGFDLYSSQINNVTHLSLIGQVELVNIISSLQPPFIYQRHFHFIDFPKFGAIEPVYINIIRDPVDRFISQYYFKRFGDGISNRRFYKGPPENLNMTINECVLSNDPECRSSKLFYIIPFFCGHDERCRTASRWSLEKAISNLEEKFLVVGFIEDLEASLQVLEILLPQMFEGAAEIYKLPAAASKTARTSTKHKVAATEEVRNILKSRLPYEYEFYDFAKKKFEVIKGQLKIVSPKR, translated from the exons ATGGCTTCGCTGTATCGTTACAAGCGACCAGCGATTTGTTCTTTCGTGGCCCTGTGCATCATAGCTGTGTTTGCTATTATGTCCAGCAGCGGACGGCTTGAGAAGGTGTCGGTAATCAGACCGGCGAAGAGTCATTCTAGTGGTACAGTAAAAG AAGAGTTTTCTTTGGCTGATTTATTTCAAACTCGTGACATTGACAATGACCTTGACAACAGTGACGGTGAATATGACGAAGATGATGCACCGAAggccatcaacaaacacctc AACCCTCAGAGCCGAATAGTTTATAATCGAGTTGGAAAATGTGGAAGTCGGACAGTGCTTGAAATTTTGCGTAATCTAGTGAAACGAAATGGGTTTGATTTGTATTCATCACAGATCAATAACGTGACACATTTATCACTGATAGGACAG GTAGAACTGGTTAACATTATATCATCTCTACAGCCGCCATTTATTTATCAACGGCATTTCCACTTTATAGACTTTCCAAA ATTTGGTGCGATAGAACCTGTGTACATCAACATCATTCGCGATCCGGTCGATCGGTTTATATCACAATATTACTTCAAGAGATTTGGGGACGGGATTTCAAACAGAAGATTTTACAAGGGaccccctgagaacttaaataTG ACTATCAATGAATGCGTCTTGTCCAACGATCCTGAATGCAGATCAAGTAAACTGTTTTACATCATTCCGTTTTTCTGTGGTCATGATGAACGATGCAG AACGGCATCGAGATGGTCCCTCGAGAAAGCTATTTCaaacttagaagaaaaatttTTAGTAGTAGGATTTATTGAAGATCTTGAAGCCAGTCTGCAGGTCTTAGAAATCTTACTGCCTCaaatgtttgagggcgctgctGAAATATACAAGCTGCCAG CAGCTGCCAGCAAAACTGCTCGTACATCGACCAAACACAAAGTGGCGGCCACGGAAGAGgtgagaaatattttgaagagCAGATTGCCGTACGAGTACGAGTTTTACGATTTTGCCAAGAAAAAATTTGAAGTAATTAAAGGACAGTTGAAGATTGTTTCGCCGAAGAGGTGA
- the LOC139142769 gene encoding uronyl 2-sulfotransferase-like yields the protein MFLYKHFLLSSVGLFAVPFAVTLFGLIAGSEAVVRIPVSGRGQEKRLDSYGWDKLFHRSNHGNYLSNITNVVSGQQGKQLTFQSRVIFNKVGKCGSRVVLGIFDELSRRNGFTLYDTGIGNETHIPLKGQVELVNMVSELEAPFIFERHFHYIDFEKFGAIQPIYINIIRDPISRFTSQYYYKRFGDEVIDKVYKGPEEYLNMTINECVLSNNKECSSQKLFYIVPFFCGQDDRCRKPSDWALEKAMANFADRFLFVGFIEELRATLQVLQELLPAMFKGAVQIYDQTAAIDTMKQQTTSRNKIPPTQEVKKIMRQRMREEYEFYAFVRKYFSRIKSQLGISPKKS from the exons ATGTTCCTGTACAAACATTTCCTCCTTTCTTCAGTCGGGTTGTTCGCCGTTCCCTTTGCCGTTACGTTGTTTGGTCTCATTGCTGGTTCAGAAGCTGTTGTTCGTATTCCAGTATCGGGCAGAGGTCAGGAAAAACGCTTGG ATTCTTATGGCTGGGACAAACTCTTTCATCGAAGCAATCATGGGAATTatctttcaaatatcacaaatgtTGTAAGCGGGCAACAAGGAAAACAACTT ACATTTCAGAGCCGAGTTATATTCAATAAAGTTGGTAAATGTGGCAGTCGTGTTGTTCTCGGAATATTTGACGAGTTATCTCGGCGCAATGGGTTTACATTGTACGACACAGGAATTGGCAATGAGACACACATACCACTGAAAGGGCAG GTGGAGTTGGTCAACATGGTTTCAGAATTAGAAGCACCATTTATATTTGAGCGTCACTTCCACTACATCGATTTTGAAAA GTTTGGTGCCATTCaaccaatttacataaatattattCGTGATCCCATCAGTCGGTTTACATCCCAGTATTATTACAAGAGGTTTGGAGATGAAGTCATTGACAAAGTTTATAAAGGCCCTGAAGAGTATTTAAATATG ACGATTAACGAATGTGTCTTATCCAACAACAAAGAGTGCAGCTCACAAAAACTGTTTTACATAGTCCCATTTTTCTGCGGGCAAGATGATCGTTGCAG GAAGCCGTCAGACTGGGCGCTTGAGAAAGCCATGGCAAACTTTGCAGACAGATTTTTATTCGTTGGGTTTATCGAAGAACTTAGAGCCACGCTTCAAGTTCTCCAAGAGCTACTGCCAGCGATGTTCAAGGGCGCAGTGCAGATCTATGATCAGACAG CTGCCATAGATACCATGAAACAGCAGACGACATCTCGGAACAAAATACCGCCAACACAAGAAGTCAAGAAAATCATGCGACAACGAATGCGAGAAGAGTATGAGTTTTACGCGTTTGTCAGAAAATACTTCTCTCGCATCAAGAGTCAATTGGGAATCTCTCCAAAGAAGAGCTGA